A section of the Candidatus Obscuribacterales bacterium genome encodes:
- a CDS encoding alpha/beta hydrolase has translation MGSTTPRWVRRWVLGRWSVARLGRSLLIIYAVVTLYVFFTADSKIFLPPASSYAQLPDLVTVPVGNHQLAVLHLPNPNADYTLLYSHGNAEDLGLIAPVLDVLYSAGVSVVSYDYSGYGLSTGKSSEQQSYRDITAVYRYMVDDLEIPSDRILIHGRSVGGGPSLYLATQESSAGMILESTFTSAFRVLLPIPIFPFDKFPNRDRLRQLNLPVLIIHGEADDTISIDHGRSLYAVASDPKQSLWVPNADHNDLVWVAGDDYVEAVRSLVSSLSS, from the coding sequence ATGGGTTCTACAACGCCTCGGTGGGTACGTCGCTGGGTTCTTGGGCGCTGGTCTGTGGCAAGGTTGGGGCGATCGCTCCTGATTATCTACGCTGTTGTCACCCTCTATGTTTTCTTCACCGCCGACAGCAAAATCTTTCTACCCCCTGCCTCCAGCTATGCCCAACTTCCTGACCTGGTTACCGTTCCGGTTGGCAACCATCAACTAGCCGTCCTCCATTTGCCCAACCCCAACGCCGACTATACCCTACTCTATAGCCACGGCAATGCAGAAGATCTGGGTCTGATTGCCCCCGTCCTCGACGTTCTATACTCCGCTGGCGTTTCGGTGGTTAGCTACGACTATAGCGGCTACGGATTGAGCACCGGCAAATCATCCGAACAGCAGTCCTACCGCGATATCACCGCCGTCTATCGCTATATGGTGGATGATTTGGAGATTCCTAGCGATCGCATTCTTATCCATGGGCGATCGGTGGGCGGCGGCCCGTCATTGTACTTAGCTACCCAGGAATCCAGCGCTGGGATGATCCTAGAAAGTACCTTCACCTCTGCTTTTCGGGTGCTGTTGCCCATTCCTATTTTTCCCTTCGACAAATTTCCGAACCGCGATCGCCTCCGCCAACTCAACCTTCCCGTCCTAATTATCCACGGCGAAGCTGACGACACGATTTCTATCGACCATGGGCGATCGCTCTACGCTGTTGCCTCAGATCCCAAGCAATCGCTCTGGGTGCCCAACGCCGACCACAACGACCTCGTCTGGGTTGCCGGGGACGACTACGTCGAAGCGGTGCGATCGTTGGTGAGCAGCCTATCGTCTTGA